A region of [Bacteroides] pectinophilus DNA encodes the following proteins:
- a CDS encoding MATE family efflux transporter — MRQDLKGFYRAVATLVIPLALQNLINVGVSAADVFMLGMVGEKALAASSLAGQVQYIMTLIFFGLSSGASVLIAQYWGKGNLDAIKKVLGISVKIGLVVSVLFTVVTYAFPWQLMHLLTNDEEVMALGVKYMRIVCWSYVISSMTMVYLNTMRSIERVVISMGTYLVSLIVNIVFNAIFIFGLCGLPAMGIVGAACATLLARVVEFVIVVVYDRKFNPVFRFSFSFFKKDELLFKDYVKFSVPVVCNELMWGSGCAVITAIIGHLGSSMTAANSAAQVARQLAVVLALGIANATAIMIGKVIGEGKMELAREYGTRFVRLSLIVGAIGSMVILIVRPVLLAVMSLTPEASEYLSLMMFVMTYFVFFQSYNTVLVVGIFRAGGDTKFGLLIDVGFMWGFSITAGAIAAFVLKVPPMLVYILLLSDEVLKVPFSTLRYKQRRWLNNVTR; from the coding sequence ATGCGACAGGATTTAAAAGGTTTTTACCGTGCGGTCGCGACACTTGTGATTCCGCTTGCATTGCAGAATCTTATCAATGTCGGAGTGTCGGCGGCTGACGTATTCATGCTTGGCATGGTTGGAGAGAAGGCGCTTGCCGCCAGCTCTCTTGCCGGTCAGGTACAGTATATAATGACACTGATATTCTTCGGATTATCTTCAGGTGCATCGGTTCTTATAGCCCAGTACTGGGGCAAAGGTAATCTTGATGCCATTAAGAAGGTACTCGGAATATCGGTTAAGATAGGTCTTGTGGTATCAGTGCTTTTTACGGTAGTTACATATGCGTTTCCATGGCAGCTTATGCACCTGCTCACCAATGATGAGGAGGTCATGGCACTTGGAGTTAAGTATATGAGGATTGTGTGCTGGTCATATGTGATATCATCAATGACCATGGTATATCTCAATACTATGAGAAGTATTGAGCGGGTAGTGATATCAATGGGGACATATCTTGTATCACTCATAGTGAATATCGTATTTAATGCGATATTTATATTCGGACTGTGCGGACTGCCGGCGATGGGAATAGTCGGAGCTGCATGTGCAACATTACTTGCAAGAGTTGTTGAATTCGTAATAGTGGTAGTGTATGACAGAAAGTTCAACCCGGTATTCAGATTCAGTTTTTCTTTCTTTAAGAAGGATGAACTTCTCTTTAAGGACTATGTTAAGTTCTCTGTGCCGGTAGTATGTAATGAGCTTATGTGGGGTTCCGGGTGTGCAGTGATAACTGCAATAATCGGACATCTCGGGAGCAGTATGACGGCAGCCAATTCCGCTGCGCAGGTTGCAAGACAGCTTGCGGTAGTGCTCGCACTTGGAATTGCCAATGCAACGGCAATTATGATTGGAAAAGTAATAGGCGAAGGAAAGATGGAGCTTGCAAGAGAATACGGAACGAGATTTGTACGTCTTAGCCTTATTGTGGGAGCAATAGGTTCAATGGTTATTCTTATTGTAAGGCCGGTGCTTCTGGCAGTTATGTCACTTACACCTGAGGCATCAGAGTATCTGTCACTTATGATGTTTGTAATGACATATTTTGTGTTTTTCCAGTCATACAATACGGTGCTTGTTGTCGGTATATTCAGAGCAGGCGGTGACACAAAGTTTGGACTGCTTATAGATGTCGGTTTCATGTGGGGCTTTTCTATAACAGCAGGTGCCATTGCGGCATTTGTGCTGAAGGTGCCACCGATGCTCGTATATATACTTCTCTTAAGTGATGAAGTACTCAAGGTGCCATTCTCAACTTTAAGATATAAGCAGAGAAGATGGCTTAATAACGTAACAAGATAG
- a CDS encoding 4Fe-4S binding protein, translating into MIRKIITIDEEKCTGCGACANACHEGAIGMVNGKAKLLRDDYCDGLGDCLPACPADAISFTEREAACYDAKAVEAAGGHSGGSKIGNWPVQIKLAPISAPYFSNADLLIAADCTAYAHANFHNSFMANRITLIGCPKLDMVDYSEKLAAIFSSNEINSITVARMEVPCCGGIEYAVKRAIEASGKDIALRVMVISINGQILY; encoded by the coding sequence ATGATAAGAAAGATTATAACTATTGATGAAGAAAAGTGCACAGGCTGCGGTGCATGTGCCAATGCATGCCATGAAGGCGCAATAGGAATGGTGAACGGCAAAGCAAAGCTCCTGCGCGATGACTACTGTGACGGTCTTGGAGACTGCCTCCCTGCATGTCCTGCCGATGCAATATCATTTACTGAAAGAGAAGCTGCATGCTATGATGCCAAGGCTGTCGAAGCTGCCGGCGGCCACAGCGGCGGTTCCAAGATTGGCAACTGGCCTGTCCAGATTAAGCTTGCTCCAATCAGTGCGCCTTACTTCAGCAACGCTGACCTGTTAATCGCCGCTGACTGTACTGCTTATGCACATGCCAACTTCCACAATTCATTCATGGCAAACCGCATAACACTTATCGGCTGTCCTAAGCTCGACATGGTTGATTACAGTGAGAAGCTCGCTGCCATATTTTCATCCAATGAGATTAACAGCATAACTGTTGCGCGTATGGAAGTTCCATGCTGCGGAGGCATAGAATATGCCGTTAAACGAGCAATCGAGGCAAGCGGTAAGGATATAGCGCTGCGTGTCATGGTAATCTCAATTAACGGCCAGATTCTGTATTAG
- a CDS encoding Crp/Fnr family transcriptional regulator — MSIKKFSIKNYDMKKYYGLLEKTVLFQGCDDESIENMLDCLSAEIRTYDKDEVVFHTGDVNVPLGVVLSGKVHIGQSDVFGNYNIMSDAKPGEFFAESFACARNIPMIPEVVADEKSEILFLGIEKVLSTCHGACQFHTKLVSNLVTAIASKNIRLMQKITDTAPKSIRERVLSYLSYQSEINESDEFDIAYNRQQMADYLGVDRSALSAELGRMRDDGIIAFRKNHFRLLTSC, encoded by the coding sequence ATGAGCATTAAGAAATTCAGCATTAAGAATTATGATATGAAGAAATATTACGGGCTTCTTGAAAAGACGGTACTTTTTCAAGGCTGTGACGATGAATCAATAGAGAATATGCTGGACTGCCTGAGTGCAGAGATACGCACGTATGATAAAGATGAAGTTGTATTCCATACGGGTGATGTAAATGTTCCGCTTGGTGTTGTTCTCTCCGGCAAAGTCCACATAGGGCAGAGCGATGTGTTCGGTAATTATAATATAATGTCAGATGCAAAGCCGGGAGAGTTTTTTGCAGAGAGCTTTGCGTGTGCAAGGAATATTCCCATGATACCTGAGGTCGTAGCGGATGAGAAGAGTGAGATATTATTCTTAGGAATCGAAAAGGTTCTTTCAACATGCCATGGTGCATGTCAGTTTCATACGAAGCTTGTGAGCAATCTGGTGACGGCGATTGCATCCAAGAATATAAGACTTATGCAGAAGATAACGGACACGGCTCCCAAATCAATCAGGGAGCGTGTCCTGTCATATCTGTCATATCAGTCAGAAATTAACGAATCTGATGAATTCGATATTGCATATAACCGGCAGCAGATGGCGGACTATCTTGGCGTAGACAGAAGCGCTCTGTCTGCTGAACTCGGCAGGATGAGGGATGATGGAATAATTGCTTTCAGGAAGAATCATTTTAGATTACTTACGTCCTGTTGA
- the dut gene encoding dUTP diphosphatase, with protein MTQQVRIKKLHPDAVIPTYGTPFAAGADLYACMDSSVTIEPGQTQFIHTGLSVEIPVGFAGLVYARSGLACKKGIAPANKVGVIDADYRGEIMVALHNHSSEAVTIESCERIAQLVITPFLTAQFEETDELGDTERGEGGFGSTGRK; from the coding sequence ATGACACAGCAGGTTAGAATAAAGAAATTACACCCGGACGCAGTTATACCTACTTACGGAACACCATTTGCAGCAGGTGCCGATCTGTACGCATGCATGGATTCGTCCGTAACTATTGAGCCGGGCCAGACACAGTTTATACATACAGGTCTTTCGGTAGAGATTCCGGTAGGCTTTGCCGGTCTCGTATATGCAAGAAGCGGTCTTGCATGCAAAAAAGGCATCGCTCCTGCCAACAAGGTTGGTGTTATCGATGCCGATTACCGTGGCGAGATTATGGTAGCACTTCATAACCACTCATCAGAGGCCGTTACTATTGAAAGCTGCGAAAGAATTGCACAGCTCGTAATCACTCCGTTCCTCACAGCTCAATTTGAAGAGACTGATGAACTTGGTGATACTGAGCGTGGTGAAGGCGGATTCGGCTCAACAGGACGTAAGTAA
- the nrdG gene encoding anaerobic ribonucleoside-triphosphate reductase activating protein, translating to MNYADIKYCDVANGLGVRVSVFVSGCTHHCKNCFNEVAWDFNYGSPFTEEVIDKIIDYLKPSYISGLTLLGGEPFEHINQQGLLPLVRKVRSTYPGKDIWCFTGYDFEKDILGHMCKEWPETMELLSYLDVLVDGKFVEELKDLTLRFKGSSNQRTILVQPSLKEGRVVLWDPSKDTLEPLEQ from the coding sequence ATGAATTACGCAGATATAAAATATTGTGATGTTGCCAATGGTCTTGGTGTCCGTGTATCCGTTTTTGTAAGCGGATGCACGCATCACTGCAAGAATTGTTTTAATGAGGTTGCCTGGGATTTTAACTACGGCAGCCCTTTTACTGAAGAAGTTATTGACAAGATTATTGATTACCTGAAGCCTTCATATATATCAGGTCTTACGCTGCTTGGCGGTGAACCGTTTGAGCATATCAACCAGCAGGGGCTTCTTCCTCTTGTACGTAAGGTACGCAGCACTTATCCCGGCAAAGATATCTGGTGCTTTACCGGTTATGATTTTGAGAAAGACATTCTCGGACACATGTGCAAAGAATGGCCGGAGACTATGGAACTCCTCTCATATCTTGACGTTCTTGTAGACGGAAAGTTTGTTGAAGAGTTAAAGGATCTTACGCTTCGTTTCAAGGGCTCTTCTAACCAGCGCACAATCCTTGTACAGCCTTCACTCAAAGAAGGCCGTGTTGTTCTGTGGGATCCTTCCAAGGACACTCTTGAGCCACTTGAACAATAA
- the nrdD gene encoding anaerobic ribonucleoside-triphosphate reductase, with protein sequence MKVIKRNGRQVEYDRNKIIVAIQRANDEVDEKEKITEGQIENIVASIENRNVDALKVEDIQDIIEQKLMAERKFILAKTYIIYRYTRALVRKANTTDESIMSLIQNSNKDVMEENSNKNATIASTQRDLIAGEVSRDLTRRILLPENISKAHDEGVLHFHDSDYFVQSIFNCCLVNIGDMLDNGTVMNGKLIETPKSFQVACTVVTQIIAAVASSQYGGQSVDIRHLGKYLRKSRLKYEKHYKEKYSDIMSPEIIQQFIADRLYDELKSGVQTIQYQINTLMTTNGQSPFVTLFLNLDKDDPYIEENAMIIEEILRQRLEGIKNENGVYITPAFPKLIYVLDEHNCLNGGRYDYLTELAVRCSAKRMYPDYISAKKMRENYEGNVFSCMGCRSFLSPWKDENGNYKWEGRFNQGVVSINLPQMGLIARGDEEKFWELMEERLALCFEALMCRHRALEGTLSDVSPIHWQYGAIARLKKGEKIDKLLHNGYSTLSLGYIGLYELTRLMTGVSHTDPKGTEFALKVMNRMREATETWKKTTGLGFGLYGTPAESLCYRFAEIDRKRFGVIKDVTDKGYYTNSYHVDVREKIDAFEKFSFESQFQTISSGGAISYVEIPNMKNNIPALRELVKFIYDNIQYAEFNTKSDYCHVCGFDGEIIINEDLEWECPQCHNKDHSKMNVTRRTCGYLGENFWNVGKTKEINSRVLHL encoded by the coding sequence ATGAAGGTTATCAAGAGGAATGGACGGCAGGTCGAATACGACCGCAATAAGATTATCGTTGCAATCCAGAGAGCTAACGATGAAGTTGACGAAAAAGAAAAGATTACTGAGGGTCAGATTGAAAATATCGTTGCATCAATCGAGAACCGCAACGTAGACGCACTTAAAGTTGAAGATATTCAGGATATTATTGAGCAGAAGCTCATGGCTGAGCGCAAGTTCATTCTTGCCAAGACATATATCATCTACCGTTATACACGTGCTCTTGTCCGTAAGGCTAACACAACTGATGAATCTATCATGAGCCTTATCCAGAACAGCAACAAAGATGTAATGGAGGAGAATTCCAACAAGAACGCCACTATTGCTTCTACACAGCGTGACCTTATTGCCGGAGAGGTCTCAAGAGACCTTACAAGACGTATTCTTCTCCCTGAGAATATATCAAAAGCACATGACGAAGGCGTATTACATTTTCATGATTCGGACTATTTCGTACAGTCTATATTCAACTGCTGCCTTGTCAATATCGGTGATATGCTTGACAACGGAACAGTTATGAACGGCAAGCTTATTGAGACTCCTAAGAGTTTTCAGGTAGCCTGTACTGTTGTCACACAGATTATTGCCGCTGTTGCTTCAAGCCAGTATGGCGGACAGTCTGTTGATATACGCCACCTTGGCAAGTATCTGCGTAAAAGCAGGCTTAAGTATGAAAAGCACTACAAAGAAAAGTATTCCGATATAATGTCACCTGAGATTATCCAGCAGTTTATTGCTGACAGGCTCTACGATGAGCTTAAGTCAGGCGTACAGACAATCCAGTATCAGATTAATACACTGATGACAACTAACGGACAGTCTCCATTTGTTACTCTCTTCCTTAATCTGGATAAGGATGACCCATACATTGAAGAGAATGCAATGATTATCGAAGAGATACTCCGTCAGCGTCTTGAAGGTATTAAGAATGAGAATGGTGTCTACATAACACCTGCCTTTCCAAAGCTTATATATGTTCTTGATGAGCATAACTGTCTTAACGGAGGCAGGTATGATTACCTTACTGAGCTTGCCGTACGTTGTTCTGCAAAGAGAATGTATCCTGATTACATCTCTGCCAAGAAGATGCGCGAGAACTACGAAGGCAACGTATTCAGCTGCATGGGCTGCCGCAGTTTCTTAAGCCCATGGAAGGACGAGAATGGCAATTACAAGTGGGAAGGCCGTTTTAATCAGGGCGTTGTGTCGATTAACCTTCCTCAGATGGGGCTGATTGCAAGAGGTGATGAGGAGAAGTTCTGGGAGCTTATGGAAGAACGTCTTGCACTCTGCTTTGAAGCTCTTATGTGCAGACACCGTGCGCTTGAAGGAACTCTTTCTGATGTAAGTCCTATTCACTGGCAGTACGGTGCAATTGCCCGTCTTAAGAAAGGTGAGAAGATTGACAAGCTCCTTCACAATGGCTACTCCACTCTCTCACTCGGATATATAGGCCTGTATGAGCTCACCAGGCTCATGACCGGTGTAAGCCACACTGATCCTAAGGGTACTGAATTTGCGCTTAAGGTTATGAACCGCATGAGAGAAGCCACTGAGACATGGAAAAAGACAACAGGTCTTGGCTTCGGTCTTTATGGCACTCCTGCTGAGAGTCTCTGCTACCGTTTTGCCGAGATTGACCGCAAGCGCTTCGGCGTTATTAAGGATGTAACTGACAAGGGCTATTATACCAACTCCTATCATGTTGATGTGCGCGAGAAGATTGATGCATTTGAGAAGTTCTCATTTGAGAGCCAGTTCCAGACCATATCAAGCGGCGGTGCTATCTCATATGTTGAGATTCCTAATATGAAGAATAATATTCCGGCACTCCGTGAGCTTGTTAAGTTCATCTATGACAATATCCAGTATGCCGAGTTCAACACTAAGTCCGATTATTGTCATGTATGTGGCTTTGACGGAGAGATTATTATTAATGAAGACCTTGAGTGGGAATGTCCTCAGTGCCACAACAAGGATCATTCCAAGATGAATGTAACAAGACGTACCTGCGGTTATCTTGGTGAGAACTTCTGGAATGTCGGAAAGACTAAAGAGATTAATTCAAGAGTACTGCATCTGTAA
- a CDS encoding helix-turn-helix domain-containing protein, whose amino-acid sequence MDQEKIGRFIAETRNQAGMTQKELAGKIGISDKTISKWECGKSMPDITYLETLCDSLAISMNELISGERLSDTAYSPKAEENIMSLMKENQKAKKGATINIIIGAVLAILACVLMFAVNQDSGGTVLSVFTDATSVIILALINAAAVLLSRAKTFHDVLEVLAKVSVPSGALVTLCAIVIVIALTGCEDAQVVGVNIAVALLALIYSIVEYLVVTVIKGCHTDKE is encoded by the coding sequence ATGGATCAGGAAAAGATAGGAAGATTTATAGCAGAAACAAGAAATCAGGCAGGCATGACACAAAAAGAGCTTGCAGGTAAGATTGGTATAAGTGACAAAACCATATCTAAGTGGGAATGTGGCAAGAGCATGCCTGATATTACATATCTTGAGACATTGTGTGATTCTCTCGCAATAAGCATGAATGAACTGATATCCGGAGAGAGGCTTTCGGATACAGCTTATTCACCTAAAGCGGAGGAAAATATCATGAGTCTTATGAAAGAGAATCAGAAAGCTAAGAAGGGTGCAACTATTAATATAATAATCGGTGCGGTGCTTGCAATACTCGCATGTGTGCTTATGTTTGCAGTTAATCAGGATAGTGGGGGAACGGTTCTCTCGGTATTCACAGACGCTACATCAGTTATAATTCTGGCACTGATAAATGCAGCAGCAGTACTTCTGTCACGTGCAAAGACATTCCATGATGTGCTTGAAGTCCTTGCAAAAGTGTCAGTCCCGTCCGGTGCGCTCGTAACACTGTGCGCAATAGTTATAGTTATTGCACTTACAGGATGTGAAGACGCACAGGTTGTCGGAGTTAATATTGCCGTTGCACTTCTGGCACTTATATATTCGATTGTTGAATATCTGGTTGTTACAGTTATAAAGGGATGTCATACGGATAAAGAATGA
- a CDS encoding ABC transporter substrate-binding protein, with protein sequence MKKTFRKLLCTAMAAIMCMSVMSGCGQKNAQSNENSEQQGQPDAVQQTEAYTKQDITVAALKGPTAIGMAQIMKNAKEGKAENNYTFRIAGTADEFTADLIKGDVQIAALPCNAAATLANKTNGKIQVMGINTLGVLYILDTGNSVQNIWDLKGRKIYATGKGTTPEYTLRYLLKSADIDPDVDVTIEFKSEPSEVAAIMASGDNEVIAMLPQPYVTTVVTQNTNTNVRIALDVTEEWEKLAGKDSTVVTGVVAVNAEFAKNNPQAVAKFMEEYRKSTDYVNSNIDGAAQIMEDEGIFKAAIAKKAIPYCNITFITGKEMKTKITGYLSVLNSQNPASIGGAMPNDNFYYITD encoded by the coding sequence ATGAAAAAAACATTTAGAAAGTTATTATGCACAGCCATGGCTGCAATAATGTGTATGTCGGTCATGTCAGGATGCGGACAGAAAAACGCTCAGAGTAATGAGAACTCAGAGCAGCAGGGACAGCCGGATGCAGTACAGCAGACAGAAGCTTATACAAAGCAGGATATAACTGTTGCTGCACTTAAGGGACCTACAGCAATCGGAATGGCACAGATTATGAAGAATGCCAAAGAGGGAAAGGCAGAGAATAATTACACATTCAGAATAGCAGGGACGGCGGATGAGTTCACTGCAGACCTCATTAAAGGCGATGTGCAGATTGCAGCACTTCCTTGTAACGCCGCAGCAACTCTTGCCAATAAGACTAACGGCAAGATTCAGGTAATGGGTATAAATACCCTCGGTGTCCTCTATATTCTTGATACAGGCAACAGCGTCCAGAATATATGGGATCTTAAGGGCAGGAAGATATATGCAACCGGCAAGGGAACAACTCCTGAATATACATTGAGATATCTTCTTAAGTCAGCAGACATTGACCCTGACGTGGATGTAACTATTGAGTTCAAGTCAGAGCCTTCGGAGGTCGCAGCAATTATGGCATCAGGGGACAACGAGGTTATAGCGATGCTTCCACAGCCATACGTGACAACGGTTGTAACACAGAACACGAATACCAATGTAAGAATAGCCCTTGATGTAACAGAAGAGTGGGAGAAGCTTGCCGGTAAGGACAGTACGGTAGTCACGGGTGTTGTTGCCGTTAATGCTGAATTTGCAAAAAATAATCCGCAGGCAGTTGCAAAGTTCATGGAGGAATACAGGAAGTCAACTGATTATGTAAATTCCAATATTGACGGTGCCGCACAGATTATGGAAGATGAGGGGATCTTCAAGGCAGCAATAGCCAAAAAAGCAATACCTTACTGCAATATTACATTTATCACGGGCAAAGAGATGAAAACAAAGATAACAGGCTATCTCAGTGTGCTTAATTCACAGAATCCGGCATCAATAGGCGGGGCAATGCCTAATGATAATTTTTACTATATTACGGATTAG
- the efp gene encoding elongation factor P has translation MVVAGDFKNGITIEYENNIWQVIEFQHVKPGKGSPFVRTKLKNIKSGGVIEKSFRPTEKFPQAHIERKDYQYLYADGDLYNFMDVETYDQIALSKDNVGDSLKFVKENEMVKLVSHAGEVFAIEPPLFVELVITESEPGVKGDTATGATKPAVVETGATVMVPLFVNQGDTIKIDTRTGEYLSRV, from the coding sequence ATGGTAGTTGCAGGCGATTTTAAGAACGGCATTACAATTGAGTATGAGAACAATATCTGGCAGGTAATCGAATTCCAGCATGTTAAGCCTGGTAAGGGTTCACCTTTCGTAAGAACAAAGTTAAAGAACATCAAGAGTGGCGGTGTTATCGAGAAGTCATTCAGACCAACAGAGAAGTTCCCACAGGCTCATATCGAGAGAAAGGATTACCAGTACCTTTACGCTGATGGAGACCTTTACAACTTCATGGATGTTGAGACATATGATCAGATTGCTCTTTCTAAGGACAACGTAGGCGATTCACTTAAGTTCGTTAAAGAGAACGAGATGGTTAAGCTTGTATCACACGCAGGTGAAGTATTTGCAATCGAGCCACCTCTGTTCGTAGAGCTTGTTATAACAGAGTCAGAGCCGGGCGTTAAGGGTGATACAGCAACAGGTGCAACAAAGCCGGCTGTAGTTGAGACAGGTGCAACAGTTATGGTACCTCTCTTCGTTAACCAGGGCGATACAATCAAGATCGACACAAGAACTGGCGAGTACCTCTCAAGAGTTTAA
- a CDS encoding DNA/RNA non-specific endonuclease, whose protein sequence is MRYHNLGGYFKHLLVLALLCALLAGCSNAQQQTEIDNASYSGAAEASQTDAGDAQQQAAGDTLYGIPVYTGRPYVELNGNIPEFTDAEKNTNVFETYSELDPLGRCQTAYANVCQEIMPAEKRGPIGNVKPTGWHTVNYHELIDGNYLYNRCHLIAYELAGENANEKNLITGTRYLNITGMLPFENKVAAFVKSTGYHVLYRVTPVFYGSNLVASGVQMEAWSVEDNGQGICFNIYAYNVQPGIYIDYATGDSHVADNGQAAGTHTKAANKEQHEYILNTKNMKFHSPDCSSVSKMSDKNKQTFTGTREQVIEMGYEACGVCKP, encoded by the coding sequence ATGAGATATCATAATTTAGGCGGATATTTTAAACATCTGTTAGTTCTTGCGCTGCTTTGCGCACTTCTTGCTGGATGCTCCAATGCACAACAGCAGACGGAGATCGATAATGCGTCATATTCAGGTGCGGCAGAGGCATCACAGACGGACGCAGGTGATGCACAACAGCAGGCGGCGGGAGATACGCTGTATGGCATACCAGTATATACAGGCAGACCTTATGTAGAACTTAATGGTAATATACCGGAATTTACTGACGCTGAGAAAAATACAAATGTATTTGAGACATATAGTGAACTTGACCCACTGGGAAGATGTCAGACTGCTTATGCTAATGTATGTCAGGAGATTATGCCTGCTGAAAAACGTGGACCGATAGGCAATGTAAAGCCTACAGGATGGCACACTGTCAACTATCATGAGCTGATTGACGGCAACTATCTTTACAACAGGTGCCATTTGATTGCATATGAGCTTGCAGGCGAGAATGCCAATGAAAAGAATCTGATAACAGGAACAAGATATCTTAATATAACAGGAATGCTTCCGTTTGAAAATAAGGTTGCTGCATTTGTAAAATCGACCGGATATCATGTACTTTACAGAGTGACACCGGTGTTTTATGGCAGCAATCTGGTTGCATCAGGCGTGCAGATGGAGGCGTGGTCGGTTGAAGATAACGGTCAGGGAATATGCTTTAACATATATGCGTACAACGTCCAGCCGGGGATATATATTGATTATGCGACAGGTGACAGCCATGTTGCAGATAACGGACAGGCGGCGGGCACACATACAAAAGCCGCTAACAAAGAACAGCATGAGTATATACTCAATACCAAAAATATGAAGTTCCACTCACCGGACTGCTCAAGTGTCTCAAAGATGTCTGATAAGAATAAGCAGACATTTACAGGAACAAGAGAGCAGGTTATAGAGATGGGGTACGAGGCCTGCGGCGTGTGCAAGCCATAA
- a CDS encoding DUF4186 domain-containing protein encodes MTKEEWYGQLFERLGNSRFRSSFHLKQKDIDYINSKGMDTIREHARDFIAKREAPAVIPNDGKQTPMKGHPVFVAQHATATCCRGCICKWHKIQPGRELNEAQQEYLVDVIMTWIRNELDRYGLI; translated from the coding sequence ATGACTAAGGAAGAATGGTACGGGCAGCTGTTTGAAAGACTTGGCAATTCAAGATTCCGCAGCAGTTTTCATTTGAAACAAAAAGATATAGATTATATTAATTCAAAGGGAATGGATACGATACGCGAGCATGCCAGGGACTTTATTGCAAAGCGGGAAGCTCCGGCAGTAATTCCAAACGATGGGAAGCAGACACCTATGAAGGGGCATCCTGTATTTGTCGCACAGCATGCAACGGCAACATGCTGCCGGGGCTGCATATGCAAATGGCATAAGATTCAGCCGGGGAGGGAGCTTAACGAAGCACAGCAGGAATATCTGGTTGATGTGATTATGACATGGATCCGTAATGAACTTGACAGGTATGGTTTAATTTAA
- a CDS encoding DUF3878 family protein yields the protein MTMNTDIKQYNDCSGWLDGLTEDMPDEFHKLAQVFELNVFEPVNIEGEKDIHAPYLMNDAVESYFAFEKSVITGEYKELEGEQLASIERLDGGYMLIVNQGGENAFTIRFTRLRLKTFYFNYGCMGHFWVKGYEYLRQLEYQFADIRDKYRYLGDGACTKQELIFAKLADFPPVKKYRSVPEPYYVPYPDCVYSEAVAYLIDIADSTGDSVMSGMLKTYQKKPTSLKSNMISAMFHMKSHGRFINRIISDMRNAASCYGSRVFGREEEAVRNRVHRMAESAMNAFVNEGFECLLYREEPFMYSKDSMTYKEHVLVFKNGIINRKCDIYTYE from the coding sequence ATGACGATGAATACAGATATTAAACAATACAACGATTGCTCCGGATGGCTTGACGGGCTTACGGAAGATATGCCTGATGAATTCCACAAGCTCGCGCAGGTATTTGAGCTGAATGTATTTGAGCCGGTTAATATTGAAGGCGAGAAAGATATTCATGCACCATATCTTATGAATGATGCGGTCGAGAGCTATTTTGCATTTGAAAAATCAGTTATAACCGGAGAATATAAGGAGCTTGAAGGCGAGCAGCTTGCAAGCATAGAGAGGCTTGATGGCGGATATATGCTAATAGTTAATCAGGGCGGAGAGAATGCATTTACAATAAGATTTACAAGGCTTCGTCTAAAAACCTTCTATTTTAATTACGGCTGCATGGGACATTTCTGGGTTAAAGGATATGAGTACTTAAGACAGCTCGAGTATCAGTTTGCAGATATAAGGGACAAATACAGATATCTTGGAGACGGTGCATGTACAAAGCAGGAGCTTATATTTGCAAAGCTTGCTGATTTTCCGCCTGTCAAGAAATACCGATCTGTTCCTGAACCATATTATGTGCCATATCCGGACTGCGTATATTCTGAAGCTGTAGCATACCTTATAGATATTGCAGACAGCACAGGTGATTCAGTTATGTCAGGAATGCTGAAAACATATCAGAAGAAACCGACATCGTTAAAAAGCAATATGATTTCTGCAATGTTTCATATGAAGTCTCATGGCAGGTTCATTAACCGCATTATAAGTGACATGAGAAATGCTGCGTCATGTTACGGCAGCAGGGTGTTTGGAAGAGAAGAGGAAGCTGTGCGCAACAGAGTGCACCGGATGGCAGAATCAGCGATGAATGCATTTGTAAACGAAGGCTTTGAGTGCCTTCTGTATAGAGAAGAACCTTTTATGTATTCTAAGGATTCTATGACATATAAGGAGCATGTTCTTGTCTTTAAAAATGGAATTATAAACAGAAAGTGCGATATATATACATACGAATGA